From a region of the Streptosporangiales bacterium genome:
- a CDS encoding deaminase, producing the protein MTATYTFDVFSSLDGFGTAGGNWTGYWGKQGPELLGHRLALYDAEQRMVFGANTYRAFARMLASSTEESEVRDPWVTRMRSLPATVVSTTLEGSLDWPDATVVSGDAVDVVARLKEESEVPLRSHGSLSMNRALMAAGLVDRVQVTLFPVITGQTGADPIFQGAADFDLELIEHRTLDGHIQELIYRPTLHT; encoded by the coding sequence ATGACCGCTACCTACACGTTCGACGTCTTTTCCAGCCTCGACGGGTTCGGCACCGCCGGCGGCAACTGGACCGGCTACTGGGGCAAGCAGGGCCCCGAGCTCCTCGGCCACCGCCTCGCCCTGTACGACGCAGAGCAGCGGATGGTCTTCGGTGCCAACACCTATCGGGCGTTCGCGCGGATGCTGGCCTCGAGCACCGAGGAGTCCGAGGTGCGTGACCCATGGGTCACCCGGATGAGGAGCCTGCCGGCAACGGTGGTGTCGACCACACTGGAAGGATCCCTCGACTGGCCGGACGCGACCGTCGTGAGCGGCGACGCCGTCGACGTCGTCGCTCGACTCAAGGAGGAGTCCGAGGTGCCGTTGCGCTCGCACGGCAGCCTGTCGATGAACCGGGCGCTGATGGCTGCCGGTCTGGTCGACCGCGTTCAGGTGACGCTCTTCCCTGTGATCACCGGTCAGACCGGGGCTGACCCGATCTTCCAGGGTGCGGCCGACTTCGACCTCGAGCTGATCGAGCACCGGACGCTCGACGGCCACATCCAAGAGCTCATCTACCGGCCCACCCTGCATACCTGA
- a CDS encoding LysR family transcriptional regulator, which yields MAVARSLNFTRAAEELHIAQPSLSYTIQQLEKTIGVPLFNRTTRATELTPDGAILFDEAHAVLDRYDAAMERMAQVARGELGRLRVGYLIGAAVDHVPAILRAFADDYPDIQLDLIEYDFSTPNGGLDTGDTDVAIVRPPLDDVPDVITATLLRERCFACLPTQHHYAARPSVTVADLLDESIVAAPGTGAWRDSWILADQRQAPPDITYEAATFEAELQAVAVDRGISIVPETAPRIYARPGVTFVPIADMSDCTVAVARRPDAPQAAANFAETAHRIVRDANLAR from the coding sequence GTGGCCGTCGCGCGATCACTCAACTTCACTCGCGCCGCCGAGGAACTCCACATCGCCCAACCGTCATTGAGCTACACGATCCAACAGCTCGAGAAGACCATCGGTGTCCCGCTGTTCAACCGGACGACCAGAGCAACCGAGCTGACACCCGACGGGGCGATCCTCTTCGATGAAGCCCACGCCGTCCTCGACAGGTATGACGCAGCCATGGAGCGCATGGCGCAGGTAGCGCGCGGTGAGCTCGGCCGACTCCGGGTCGGCTACCTCATCGGAGCTGCCGTCGACCACGTGCCGGCAATCCTGCGCGCGTTCGCCGACGACTACCCGGACATCCAGCTCGACCTGATCGAGTACGACTTCAGCACACCCAACGGAGGACTCGACACCGGAGACACCGACGTCGCCATCGTCAGGCCACCCCTGGACGACGTGCCCGACGTCATCACTGCGACCTTGCTGCGCGAACGCTGCTTCGCCTGCCTACCGACGCAGCACCACTACGCCGCCCGGCCCTCGGTAACCGTCGCCGACCTGCTCGACGAGTCGATCGTTGCTGCGCCGGGAACAGGGGCGTGGCGCGACTCATGGATCCTGGCGGATCAGCGTCAGGCGCCTCCCGACATCACCTACGAGGCCGCCACCTTCGAAGCGGAACTCCAAGCCGTCGCAGTCGACAGAGGCATCTCCATCGTCCCCGAGACCGCGCCACGCATCTACGCACGCCCAGGCGTCACCTTCGTGCCCATCGCCGACATGTCGGACTGCACCGTCGCGGTGGCTCGCCGGCCGGATGCACCACAGGCAGCAGCCAACTTCGCCGAGACCGCCCACCGCATCGTGCGCGATGCCAACCTCGCCCGATGA
- a CDS encoding aminotransferase class III-fold pyridoxal phosphate-dependent enzyme, which yields MTSALINQGESRERGKTVLLHEPPGGDPTKLTLVGAEGSYVWDDTGKRYIDCTAQAWSNNLGANDPRVVEAAIAQTREMTHARPTFHTPALLDLADLLVRIAPNDLDRVGFTLHGSMAAEMAFKLAMRNRPDATHIAVLHDAYHGRSITTMAASWPHPNNAFGALQPRFLRLPRPDLYRPRPGLTPEQDTELSLQLVRQTFDKGTEGSVAALIYEPIQGNGGHNEFAPRWHQGLREICDEYGVMLIVDEVQTGLGRTGAMWASDFYGIEPDVLVFGKGVGGGFPLAGVLTRAEHAKLVAGDDQLTFGQFPVAIAAGLATVRAIIDDDLCAAAAEHGRYATKRLLEMQERHPLIGDVRSPGLMVSIDLVRDRMTKEPATTEAHEVFLRAQDRGVILGEARYGGLGSLIKVKPPLDISRELLGEALDVLDDVLGEVEGAHGMRFSS from the coding sequence ATGACGAGCGCGCTGATCAACCAGGGAGAGTCGCGGGAACGCGGTAAGACGGTGCTACTGCACGAGCCTCCCGGTGGTGACCCGACGAAGCTGACGCTGGTCGGTGCTGAGGGTTCGTACGTCTGGGACGACACCGGCAAGCGGTACATCGACTGCACTGCACAGGCGTGGTCGAACAACCTCGGTGCGAACGATCCACGGGTGGTCGAGGCAGCGATCGCGCAGACCCGGGAGATGACCCACGCCCGCCCCACGTTCCATACGCCCGCGCTCCTCGACCTCGCCGACCTGCTGGTTCGGATCGCACCGAACGACCTCGACCGGGTCGGGTTCACCCTGCACGGCTCGATGGCGGCCGAGATGGCGTTCAAACTGGCGATGCGGAACCGTCCGGACGCCACGCACATCGCGGTACTGCACGACGCCTACCACGGGCGCTCGATCACCACCATGGCGGCTAGCTGGCCGCACCCGAACAACGCCTTCGGTGCGTTGCAGCCGCGATTCCTGCGGCTGCCGCGGCCCGACCTCTACCGGCCGCGGCCGGGATTGACCCCGGAGCAGGACACCGAGCTGTCGCTGCAGCTGGTGCGCCAGACCTTCGACAAGGGCACGGAGGGGTCGGTGGCAGCGTTGATCTACGAGCCGATCCAGGGCAACGGTGGCCACAACGAGTTCGCGCCGCGGTGGCACCAGGGTCTCCGTGAGATCTGTGACGAGTACGGGGTCATGCTGATCGTCGACGAGGTACAGACCGGCCTTGGTCGGACCGGCGCCATGTGGGCCAGTGACTTCTACGGCATCGAGCCGGACGTCCTGGTGTTCGGCAAGGGTGTGGGAGGAGGCTTCCCGCTCGCGGGTGTGCTGACGAGGGCCGAGCACGCCAAGCTCGTCGCCGGGGACGACCAGCTGACCTTCGGTCAGTTCCCGGTCGCGATAGCGGCCGGTCTGGCGACCGTCCGGGCGATCATCGACGACGACCTGTGCGCCGCCGCGGCCGAGCACGGCAGGTATGCAACGAAGCGGCTCCTCGAGATGCAGGAACGGCACCCGCTGATCGGCGATGTCAGGTCGCCGGGACTGATGGTCTCGATCGACCTCGTCCGTGACCGGATGACGAAGGAGCCGGCGACGACGGAGGCACATGAGGTCTTCTTGCGAGCCCAGGACCGTGGGGTGATCCTCGGCGAGGCTCGTTACGGAGGCCTCGGCAGCCTGATCAAGGTCAAACCGCCGCTGGACATCAGCCGGGAGTTGCTCGGCGAGGCCCTCGACGTGCTCGACGATGTCCTCGGCGAGGTCGAGGGTGCGCATGGAATGAGGTTCTCGTCGTGA
- a CDS encoding sigma-70 family RNA polymerase sigma factor codes for MTEPDPSLSAIISERRQLINLAYRLLGSLTEAEDVVQETYTRWYAMSRQQQNAIESPGAWLTRVASRICLDLLGSARARRERYVGEWIPEPLPEHTEWMSRQPATTTDPADRITLDESISMAFLVVLESMTPAERVAFVLHDVFRYPFTEVAEIVGRTPAACRQLASSARRRIRTAQPPETPPAHQATIVRHVKHAWEAKDINALIGLLDPDATAIADGGGLATAAPHPIEGDEQIAQYLVDIADKAPDLTLLERTVNGQPGLVAQQDQATVAVFAFDVTADRITHIWVVRNPEKLRPWTTG; via the coding sequence ATGACCGAGCCCGATCCGAGCCTGAGCGCGATCATCAGCGAGCGACGTCAGCTGATCAATCTCGCGTACCGACTGCTCGGCTCTCTGACCGAGGCCGAGGACGTCGTCCAGGAGACCTACACCCGCTGGTACGCCATGTCGCGGCAGCAGCAGAACGCCATCGAGTCTCCAGGCGCCTGGCTGACCAGGGTCGCCAGCCGGATCTGCCTCGACCTGCTCGGCTCGGCACGTGCCCGACGCGAGCGCTACGTCGGCGAATGGATCCCGGAACCGTTGCCCGAACACACGGAATGGATGAGCAGACAGCCCGCCACCACGACCGACCCGGCCGACCGGATCACCCTCGACGAGTCGATCTCCATGGCCTTCCTCGTCGTCCTCGAATCGATGACGCCCGCCGAACGCGTCGCCTTCGTCCTGCACGACGTGTTCCGCTACCCGTTCACCGAAGTGGCGGAGATCGTCGGCCGCACGCCTGCCGCCTGCCGCCAGCTCGCCTCGTCGGCCCGCCGCCGCATCCGTACGGCACAGCCTCCAGAGACGCCGCCAGCCCACCAGGCCACCATCGTCAGGCACGTCAAGCACGCCTGGGAAGCCAAGGACATCAACGCGCTCATCGGCCTCCTCGACCCCGACGCCACAGCGATCGCCGACGGGGGCGGCCTCGCCACCGCCGCACCCCACCCGATCGAGGGCGACGAGCAGATCGCGCAGTACCTCGTCGACATCGCCGACAAGGCACCCGACCTGACGCTCCTCGAACGCACCGTCAACGGCCAACCCGGCCTGGTGGCACAGCAAGACCAGGCCACCGTGGCCGTGTTCGCATTCGACGTCACAGCCGACCGGATCACACACATCTGGGTGGTACGTAACCCGGAGAAGCTACGGCCTTGGACGACCGGCTGA
- a CDS encoding carboxymuconolactone decarboxylase family protein, translated as MDARFDHLSNPVSAKAVKHLVSANRVVSDSTLPATTRELVQLRTSQINGCAACIDMHTKEAAHAGERALRLNLVAAWREAKVFTDAERAALELAEQGTRLADAAGGVTDEVWANAAKHYDEDQLAALVCVIAIINTWNRLNIITQQPAGDYQPGQWG; from the coding sequence ATGGACGCCCGTTTCGACCACCTCAGCAACCCGGTCAGCGCCAAGGCCGTGAAGCACCTCGTCTCGGCGAACAGGGTGGTGTCGGACTCGACGCTGCCGGCCACGACGCGGGAACTGGTGCAACTCCGCACCAGCCAGATCAACGGCTGCGCTGCCTGCATCGACATGCACACCAAAGAGGCCGCGCATGCGGGAGAACGTGCACTTCGGCTCAACCTGGTCGCGGCGTGGCGGGAGGCGAAGGTCTTCACCGACGCCGAGCGGGCCGCGCTTGAGCTGGCCGAACAGGGCACCCGCCTCGCCGACGCCGCCGGCGGCGTCACCGACGAGGTCTGGGCCAATGCCGCCAAGCACTACGACGAGGACCAGCTCGCCGCACTGGTGTGCGTCATCGCCATCATCAACACCTGGAACCGCCTGAACATCATCACCCAGCAACCCGCCGGTGACTACCAGCCCGGTCAGTGGGGGTAG
- a CDS encoding alkylhydroperoxidase: MTSGTTNRTEPRLAPLTPDTARGSARDVLTELTERHGQVGAMVRTMAHSPAVLGGYLGLSRAMKRSKLDRRVGERISLAIQEHQGCALCLAAHTSAARAAEVDDDEIELARLGTSGDPAVAAIVMFALQVHTAPASITDAQIAELRDHGYSDRELADVVGLVALNVLTGAFNLVAGLEPDDE, from the coding sequence ATGACGAGTGGAACGACGAACCGTACGGAACCACGTCTCGCGCCGTTGACGCCGGACACCGCCCGCGGCAGCGCCCGTGACGTGCTCACCGAGCTGACCGAACGGCATGGACAGGTGGGCGCCATGGTCCGCACCATGGCGCACTCACCGGCGGTGCTCGGCGGCTACCTCGGCCTGAGCCGAGCGATGAAGCGGTCCAAGCTGGACCGTCGCGTCGGCGAGCGCATCTCACTTGCGATCCAGGAGCACCAGGGCTGCGCGCTCTGCCTGGCCGCGCACACCTCCGCCGCCCGCGCGGCCGAGGTGGACGACGACGAGATCGAGCTGGCCCGGCTCGGCACGTCCGGGGACCCGGCAGTCGCCGCGATCGTCATGTTCGCGCTCCAGGTGCACACCGCGCCCGCGAGCATTACCGACGCCCAGATAGCGGAGCTCCGTGACCACGGCTACAGCGACCGCGAGCTCGCCGACGTCGTCGGCCTGGTGGCGCTCAACGTACTCACCGGCGCCTTCAACCTCGTCGCCGGCCTCGAGCCCGACGACGAGTAA
- a CDS encoding SDR family oxidoreductase — protein sequence MTAVELAGSVAVVTGADSGIGYATATRLVHAGADVVATDIKDGEGMAALATAGATTRRCDVTDAGDRAALAAAVGEVALLVNAAGVIGSKPIDEVVEDDWDRQLGTNAKATFFLSQQIGGAMRPGGAIVNVSSISARRAVNTESAVYAASKAAVLSITRSFAHAYADRHIRVNAVLPGLIDTPMQERLLHDMAAARGADLEELRGARTAGVPLARTGTPDEVAEVICWLLAPGSAYVTGQSITADGGLTMF from the coding sequence GTGACCGCGGTAGAACTCGCCGGCAGCGTAGCCGTGGTAACCGGCGCGGATAGCGGGATCGGATACGCCACGGCGACGCGGCTCGTGCATGCGGGAGCGGACGTAGTCGCGACGGACATCAAGGACGGCGAGGGGATGGCAGCGCTCGCCACCGCGGGTGCGACGACCAGGCGGTGCGACGTCACGGACGCCGGAGATAGGGCGGCGCTCGCCGCAGCGGTCGGCGAGGTCGCCCTCCTGGTCAACGCAGCGGGCGTCATCGGCTCGAAACCGATCGACGAGGTGGTCGAGGACGACTGGGATCGTCAATTGGGCACCAACGCGAAGGCGACGTTCTTCCTCAGCCAACAGATCGGCGGCGCGATGCGGCCAGGCGGTGCCATCGTGAACGTGTCCTCGATATCGGCACGTCGAGCCGTCAACACCGAGTCCGCGGTCTACGCGGCGAGCAAGGCCGCGGTCCTGTCCATCACCCGAAGCTTCGCGCACGCTTACGCCGACCGGCACATCCGGGTCAACGCTGTGCTGCCCGGCCTGATCGACACACCCATGCAGGAACGGCTGTTGCACGACATGGCCGCCGCACGCGGCGCCGACCTCGAGGAGCTACGCGGCGCCCGCACAGCCGGCGTACCGCTGGCGCGTACCGGCACTCCCGACGAGGTTGCCGAGGTCATCTGCTGGCTGCTCGCACCCGGCAGCGCGTATGTGACCGGCCAGAGCATCACCGCCGACGGTGGCCTCACGATGTTCTAG
- a CDS encoding MarR family transcriptional regulator, with protein sequence MALPAGYEAAWRSCLRGHAMLERALDADLRAEHGMSLTTYDALVQLSEAPNRQLYMKDLAAALVYSVSGLTRLVDGLERAGYARRETDPKNRRATLVTLTDDGLAALEAAWPTHARGVHDHFVMHIGPSQARTLATVFDAITADLQHASG encoded by the coding sequence ATCGCACTTCCTGCCGGCTACGAAGCCGCCTGGCGGTCCTGCCTGCGCGGCCACGCCATGCTCGAACGCGCGCTGGACGCCGACCTGCGCGCCGAGCACGGCATGTCGCTGACCACCTACGACGCGCTCGTCCAGCTGTCCGAGGCGCCGAACCGGCAGCTGTACATGAAGGACCTCGCCGCCGCGCTCGTCTACAGCGTCAGCGGCCTGACCAGGCTGGTCGACGGTCTGGAGCGTGCCGGCTACGCCCGGCGCGAGACCGACCCGAAGAACCGCCGCGCCACCCTGGTCACCCTCACCGACGACGGCCTCGCCGCCCTCGAAGCCGCCTGGCCGACGCATGCGCGCGGCGTGCACGACCACTTCGTCATGCACATCGGCCCGAGCCAGGCCCGTACGCTCGCGACCGTCTTCGACGCCATCACCGCCGACCTGCAGCACGCATCCGGGTAG